In the Acidobacteriota bacterium genome, GTCGAGGCGAGGGGGCGCCCAACCAGGCCTCCAGGCGGGAGGCGGCGCCGTTGTAGATCAGATCGGCCAGCGTCGTCAGTCTGAAGGCGGCCAGACTCAAACGGCCTCGCCGTCGGGCTTCACGCTGCATCTCGACAAAAAGGCGAAGCATTCCCTCCCGGTGGCGGCGGCGGAATTCACCGGGATAAAGGTAGAGCAGCACCCTGGTCAGCAGCCCGAAGACTCCGCCCACGGATTGGGGACGGGGCCGTGAACTCATCCGCCCTCCTCGCCGCGCAGCAGACGCCGGGCGGCGGCAGCTTGCTCGCTGAGGCGGAGGGCCTCGGCCTCGGCCACTTGCCGGCCTCGCTCCGTCAAGCAGTAGTAGCGGCGGCGCTCGTCCGCCGAAGCCCCCTCGGGGGCCTGATCCAGTTCCTCGATCCAACGCTGGTCGAGAAGGCGGTTGAGGGCCCGGTAAAGGGTGCCCGGATGGAGCGTCAAGGCCCCTCCGCTGCGCTCCCTCACGTCGCTCATGACGGCGTACCCATGACGCGCCCCCGCCGCCAGCGACAACAAGATCTCAAACGCCACCGGCGTCAACGGAAGCTCCTTGCGCAACGAGTTGGCGTCGGGCTCGTCCTGATTCATCACCATGCTCCTGTCCAGAGT is a window encoding:
- a CDS encoding helix-turn-helix transcriptional regulator is translated as MNQDEPDANSLRKELPLTPVAFEILLSLAAGARHGYAVMSDVRERSGGALTLHPGTLYRALNRLLDQRWIEELDQAPEGASADERRRYYCLTERGRQVAEAEALRLSEQAAAARRLLRGEEGG